In a single window of the Rhopalosiphum padi isolate XX-2018 chromosome 1, ASM2088224v1, whole genome shotgun sequence genome:
- the LOC132931929 gene encoding oxidation resistance protein 1 isoform X12 yields the protein MSFFIFEETSLEFFLVCRKEKKVLERWFRRKSSKPLCIVLSMSDELRRAFYATSVNSLDFESYIPDLHGITEILTEEHRKQLSRHLPARAEGYMWTLVFSTLQHGFSLNSMYRKMSKIESPILLVIQDTQNNVFGALTSCALKMSDHFYGTGESLLFTFCPDFQVYNWTGDNMYFIKGNNESLSIGAGDGKFGLWLDGDLNQGRTEACNTYGNEPLVNEQDFVVKILECWAFL from the exons ATgtccttttttatttttgaggaaACTtctttggaattttttttagtttgtcgtaaagaaaaaaaagttttggaaCGTTGGTTTAGACGAAAAAGCAGTAAACCTTTATGTATC gtactgtctATGAGTGATGAACTCCGTCGAGCCTTCTACGCAACCAGCGTCAATTCATTAGATTTCGAATCGTATATCCCTGACTTGCACGGCATCACCGAAATCTTGACCGAAGAACACAGGAAACAGTTGAGCAGGCATTTGCCAGCTAGAGCagaag GATATATGTGGACGCTGGTCTTTAGCACACTACAACACGGTTTTTCTTTAAACTCCATGTACCGgaaaatgagcaaaattgaaagtCCTATACTCCTAGTCATCCAAGACACTCAAAACAAC GTGTTCGGAGCACTGACGTCGTGCGCGTTGAAGATGAGCGACCATTTCTACGGTACAGGTGAATCCCTGCTGTTTACATTCTGTCCCGACTTTCAGGTGTACAACTGGACCGGCGACAATATGTACTTCATCAAAGGCAACAACGAGAGCTTATCGATCGGGGCAGGAGA tggTAAATTTGGTTTATGGCTCGACGGTGACCTGAACCAAGGCCGGACCGAAGCGTGCAACACATACGGCAACGAACCCTTAGTCAATGAACAAGATTTTGTTGTCAAGATTCTCGAGTGCTGGGCGTTcctataa
- the LOC132931929 gene encoding oxidation resistance protein 1 isoform X15, whose protein sequence is MVLYEISSALEMVLSMSDELRRAFYATSVNSLDFESYIPDLHGITEILTEEHRKQLSRHLPARAEGYMWTLVFSTLQHGFSLNSMYRKMSKIESPILLVIQDTQNNVFGALTSCALKMSDHFYGTGESLLFTFCPDFQVYNWTGDNMYFIKGNNESLSIGAGDGKFGLWLDGDLNQGRTEACNTYGNEPLVNEQDFVVKILECWAFL, encoded by the exons ATGGTATTATATGAAATCTCATCGGCACTCGAAAtg gtactgtctATGAGTGATGAACTCCGTCGAGCCTTCTACGCAACCAGCGTCAATTCATTAGATTTCGAATCGTATATCCCTGACTTGCACGGCATCACCGAAATCTTGACCGAAGAACACAGGAAACAGTTGAGCAGGCATTTGCCAGCTAGAGCagaag GATATATGTGGACGCTGGTCTTTAGCACACTACAACACGGTTTTTCTTTAAACTCCATGTACCGgaaaatgagcaaaattgaaagtCCTATACTCCTAGTCATCCAAGACACTCAAAACAAC GTGTTCGGAGCACTGACGTCGTGCGCGTTGAAGATGAGCGACCATTTCTACGGTACAGGTGAATCCCTGCTGTTTACATTCTGTCCCGACTTTCAGGTGTACAACTGGACCGGCGACAATATGTACTTCATCAAAGGCAACAACGAGAGCTTATCGATCGGGGCAGGAGA tggTAAATTTGGTTTATGGCTCGACGGTGACCTGAACCAAGGCCGGACCGAAGCGTGCAACACATACGGCAACGAACCCTTAGTCAATGAACAAGATTTTGTTGTCAAGATTCTCGAGTGCTGGGCGTTcctataa
- the LOC132931929 gene encoding oxidation resistance protein 1 isoform X14, which translates to MNYYFCRKEKKVLERWFRRKSSKPLCIVLSMSDELRRAFYATSVNSLDFESYIPDLHGITEILTEEHRKQLSRHLPARAEGYMWTLVFSTLQHGFSLNSMYRKMSKIESPILLVIQDTQNNVFGALTSCALKMSDHFYGTGESLLFTFCPDFQVYNWTGDNMYFIKGNNESLSIGAGDGKFGLWLDGDLNQGRTEACNTYGNEPLVNEQDFVVKILECWAFL; encoded by the exons atgaattattatt tttgtcgtaaagaaaaaaaagttttggaaCGTTGGTTTAGACGAAAAAGCAGTAAACCTTTATGTATC gtactgtctATGAGTGATGAACTCCGTCGAGCCTTCTACGCAACCAGCGTCAATTCATTAGATTTCGAATCGTATATCCCTGACTTGCACGGCATCACCGAAATCTTGACCGAAGAACACAGGAAACAGTTGAGCAGGCATTTGCCAGCTAGAGCagaag GATATATGTGGACGCTGGTCTTTAGCACACTACAACACGGTTTTTCTTTAAACTCCATGTACCGgaaaatgagcaaaattgaaagtCCTATACTCCTAGTCATCCAAGACACTCAAAACAAC GTGTTCGGAGCACTGACGTCGTGCGCGTTGAAGATGAGCGACCATTTCTACGGTACAGGTGAATCCCTGCTGTTTACATTCTGTCCCGACTTTCAGGTGTACAACTGGACCGGCGACAATATGTACTTCATCAAAGGCAACAACGAGAGCTTATCGATCGGGGCAGGAGA tggTAAATTTGGTTTATGGCTCGACGGTGACCTGAACCAAGGCCGGACCGAAGCGTGCAACACATACGGCAACGAACCCTTAGTCAATGAACAAGATTTTGTTGTCAAGATTCTCGAGTGCTGGGCGTTcctataa